From one Humulus lupulus chromosome 8, drHumLupu1.1, whole genome shotgun sequence genomic stretch:
- the LOC133794027 gene encoding uncharacterized protein LOC133794027, which produces MCCCQNFQDCGWKGWGEISYGGYECVKRAKAAEFLVRSWLEEIFPGINSYVFSYIIGVDSLKATSIGDDASSSAASNDVRLRMDGLFDMKEHAVQFTRDVTTLYTNGPAGGGGIRSSSYQLLNLFSNLLSF; this is translated from the exons ATGTGTTGTTGTCAAAATTTTCAGGACTGTGGTTGGAAAGGATGGGGTGAGATATCTTATGGAGGATATGAATGTGTTAAACGTGCAAAGGCTGCAGAATTCCTG GTCAGATCATGGTTGGAAGAAATATTTCCTGGCATCAACAGTTATGTATTTTCTTATATAATTGGGGTCGATAGTCTGAAAGCAACTAGCATTGGTGATGACGCTTCATCTTCAGCCGCTAGTAATGATGTAAGGTTGCGTATGGATGGATTATTTGACATGAAAGAACATGCAGTCCAATTTACTAGAGACGTTACAACATTATATACCAATGGACCAGCTGGTGGTGGTGGTATTAGGTCAAGTTCTTATCAGCTTCTGAACCTATTTTCTAATTTACTATCATTTTAA